The Thermoflavifilum sp. genome contains a region encoding:
- a CDS encoding MFS transporter, translating to MQDTQTQVKTLRTRAVRFIVFLGIISLFADMTYEAARSINGPYLEILGASATVVGVFSGLGELIGYGLRLFSGYISDRSHRYWLIMFVGYGVNVLSVPLLAWTGHWQWAVLLILAERAGKAIRNPTRDAMLSYASSVTGHGWGFGLHELMDQIGATIGPLLVSAVLWWKSDQYTAAYLTLFIPAVLALVTLVLARIAFPRPQELEIKVVSLHEHTRFAPGFWLYTAAAMCLAAGYADYPLIAYHFKQLHLMTDAWIPVLYALAMLTEGLTSLWLGRLFDRWGIPVLMGVVVLSTAFPALVFLLPMPWLVLGVLCWGLGMGAQGAILKAVVAHLIPRQRRATAFGLFDTLFGFAWFAGSSLMGYLYDHSIGGLVAFSMVMQLITLLLLFMYIKKHPWIRVHR from the coding sequence ATGCAGGATACACAAACACAGGTGAAAACGCTCCGTACGAGGGCTGTGCGTTTCATTGTATTTCTGGGGATCATCAGCTTGTTTGCCGATATGACTTATGAAGCGGCCCGGAGCATCAACGGTCCCTATCTGGAAATTTTAGGGGCCAGTGCTACGGTGGTGGGCGTGTTTTCGGGTCTGGGTGAATTAATCGGCTACGGACTTCGCCTTTTTTCGGGCTATATCAGCGATCGCTCGCACCGATACTGGCTCATCATGTTTGTGGGATATGGGGTGAATGTGCTGTCCGTGCCTTTGCTGGCCTGGACGGGCCACTGGCAGTGGGCGGTGTTGCTTATCCTGGCCGAGCGGGCGGGCAAGGCCATCCGCAATCCGACACGCGATGCCATGCTTTCGTATGCGTCGTCGGTCACCGGTCATGGATGGGGATTTGGTCTGCACGAGCTGATGGATCAAATCGGTGCCACGATCGGCCCCCTGCTGGTCAGCGCCGTCTTATGGTGGAAGTCCGATCAATATACGGCGGCCTATCTTACCCTGTTCATCCCGGCCGTCCTGGCGCTGGTGACGCTGGTGCTGGCCAGGATAGCGTTTCCACGCCCGCAGGAATTAGAGATCAAGGTGGTTTCGTTGCATGAACACACTCGTTTTGCACCGGGCTTCTGGCTCTACACGGCCGCGGCGATGTGTCTGGCTGCGGGATATGCCGATTACCCGTTGATTGCTTATCATTTCAAGCAATTACATCTGATGACCGATGCCTGGATACCGGTGCTCTACGCCCTGGCCATGCTCACAGAAGGATTGACCAGCCTGTGGCTGGGCCGGTTGTTCGATCGGTGGGGCATACCCGTGCTGATGGGCGTGGTGGTGCTGAGCACAGCATTTCCGGCGCTGGTGTTCCTGTTGCCTATGCCCTGGCTGGTGCTGGGCGTATTGTGCTGGGGACTGGGTATGGGAGCGCAAGGCGCTATTCTGAAGGCCGTGGTGGCTCATCTCATCCCCCGGCAGCGACGCGCCACCGCCTTCGGCCTGTTCGACACCCTGTTTGGCTTTGCCTGGTTTGCCGGCAGCAGCCTGATGGGATATCTGTATGATCATTCCATCGGTGGGCTCGTAGCCTTTTCCATGGTGATGCAACTCATCACCCTGCTTTTGTTGTTCATGTATATAAAAAAACACCCATGGATCCGCGTGCATCGATGA
- a CDS encoding DUF190 domain-containing protein codes for MDTLNGDSKLLRIFIGEIDKLGHQPLYEAILFAARKQGMAGCTVLRGIMSFGAGTVVHTAKWIDISQDLPIVVEIVDKEEKINAFMPVLHEMMQKAGCGGLITIEKAQVLYYRH; via the coding sequence ATGGACACATTAAATGGCGATTCCAAATTGTTGCGCATCTTCATCGGCGAGATTGACAAACTCGGTCATCAACCCCTGTATGAAGCCATTTTATTTGCTGCACGCAAGCAGGGCATGGCCGGGTGCACCGTATTGCGTGGCATCATGTCGTTTGGTGCGGGCACGGTGGTGCATACGGCTAAATGGATTGATATATCACAGGATTTGCCCATTGTTGTAGAAATTGTGGACAAGGAAGAAAAAATCAATGCCTTTATGCCGGTTTTACATGAGATGATGCAAAAGGCCGGCTGTGGGGGATTGATTACCATTGAAAAAGCGCAGGTATTGTATTACAGGCACTAA
- the crcB gene encoding fluoride efflux transporter CrcB, whose protein sequence is MKVLHMYRNLLFIGIGSFIGGVLRYLFQTLIQRYYPAPIPLGTLWVNVSGCFLIGVIYGLSEKGGMLSPEMRLFLATGVCGGYTTFSSFAYENASLLMDAEWFYFGLYTSLSFFLGIFAAYLGAYLVKIF, encoded by the coding sequence ATGAAAGTTTTGCATATGTACAGGAATTTGCTTTTCATCGGTATCGGTAGCTTCATAGGCGGTGTTCTTCGTTATCTCTTTCAAACACTGATTCAGCGTTATTATCCTGCACCGATTCCACTTGGAACATTATGGGTGAATGTAAGTGGGTGTTTCCTCATTGGTGTCATTTACGGCCTATCGGAAAAAGGAGGCATGCTCTCACCCGAAATGCGGCTATTTCTTGCTACTGGCGTTTGTGGCGGCTACACGACATTTTCTTCATTTGCCTATGAAAATGCATCCCTGCTGATGGATGCCGAATGGTTTTATTTTGGTTTATATACTTCTTTAAGCTTTTTCCTGGGCATTTTTGCTGCCTATCTTGGCGCATATCTGGTCAAAATCTTTTAA
- a CDS encoding dynamin family protein, producing the protein MDPRASMISPAHQPDWIEAVEGLLQLSEGWVDDRLRRDIRELKSKAQQEKFYLVMVGSFKRGKSSLINAMLGVQLAPVAVVPLTALITLFEYADEPFAEVHFLHQPPRRISLDEISAYVTEAGNPENTRQVAYVRIGYPSPLLRNMSIVDTPGIGSAFEHNTQTTLSFVPKIDAAVFVLSADTPISKADLGFLQTLNEQVPRICFVLNKADLLTEDELQAMLQYNRSQVAAVMGEATTMSWDVVSCKANETRYPASAFTHRLLQMVDKEKSHILQQSLRRQYRLLHNQVAMQLKLQKETLLMPVNELEEKQRQLQQALSLMQQQKAEFETLISSRIKYIQQQVDEAVQQTTRQWRTRLHKIYQEEKLHTWREMHSMGIRRYQEQQAHAIIQAFQEMKAALEQTTRAQFRELLETYASRSQSFLHELTHHLHALLGVDFHLIIEKFDLDVYTSFYFDYGKGLTIAYILPSIWTRWFPNRFTIGGYMKRLHAHAQQLLTINGSAIIYDLQYKIQESFRKFHYDLDQHLQQLLSRIQQIIADTLLRRAEQTSDIAGRIDAIDQRLQQLALWENI; encoded by the coding sequence ATGGATCCGCGTGCATCGATGATATCCCCTGCGCATCAGCCGGATTGGATCGAAGCCGTTGAAGGGCTGTTGCAGCTCTCCGAGGGCTGGGTGGATGATCGGCTCAGGCGTGATATTCGCGAGCTGAAAAGCAAGGCACAGCAGGAAAAGTTTTACCTGGTGATGGTGGGCTCCTTCAAAAGAGGCAAGTCGTCATTGATTAATGCCATGCTGGGCGTTCAGCTGGCGCCGGTGGCGGTGGTGCCCCTCACCGCACTGATCACCTTATTTGAATATGCCGACGAGCCGTTTGCCGAAGTACATTTTTTACACCAGCCGCCCCGACGGATCTCGCTGGACGAGATCAGCGCTTATGTGACCGAAGCCGGCAATCCGGAGAATACCAGACAGGTGGCTTATGTGCGCATCGGCTATCCGTCGCCTTTGTTACGTAACATGAGCATAGTAGATACACCCGGCATCGGCTCGGCATTTGAGCACAACACGCAAACCACCCTTTCTTTTGTTCCGAAAATCGACGCCGCGGTGTTTGTGCTCAGTGCCGATACGCCCATCTCCAAAGCTGATCTGGGGTTTCTGCAGACCCTGAACGAGCAGGTGCCCCGCATCTGTTTTGTGTTGAATAAGGCCGATTTATTGACCGAGGATGAATTGCAAGCTATGTTGCAATACAACCGCAGTCAGGTGGCCGCCGTGATGGGCGAGGCCACGACCATGAGCTGGGATGTGGTGTCGTGCAAGGCCAATGAAACGCGTTATCCGGCATCGGCATTCACCCATCGATTATTGCAGATGGTGGATAAGGAAAAAAGCCATATCCTGCAGCAATCGCTTCGTCGCCAGTACCGGCTGTTGCACAACCAGGTAGCCATGCAGTTGAAGCTGCAAAAAGAAACCCTTCTCATGCCCGTCAATGAGCTGGAAGAAAAGCAAAGGCAGCTGCAACAGGCCCTGTCGCTCATGCAACAACAAAAAGCTGAGTTTGAAACGTTGATTAGCAGCCGCATCAAATATATCCAGCAGCAAGTAGATGAAGCCGTCCAGCAGACGACTCGCCAGTGGCGGACACGGCTGCACAAGATCTATCAGGAAGAAAAGCTGCATACCTGGCGGGAAATGCACTCCATGGGCATACGTCGTTATCAGGAACAGCAGGCGCATGCCATCATTCAGGCTTTCCAGGAGATGAAAGCCGCATTAGAACAAACCACCCGTGCCCAGTTTCGAGAATTGCTGGAAACATATGCTTCCCGTTCACAATCCTTCTTACACGAGCTCACCCATCACCTGCATGCCTTGCTGGGCGTGGACTTTCATCTCATCATCGAAAAATTTGATCTCGATGTATATACATCGTTTTATTTTGATTACGGCAAAGGATTAACGATTGCTTATATCCTGCCATCCATCTGGACACGCTGGTTTCCCAATCGTTTCACCATCGGTGGGTATATGAAACGATTGCATGCACATGCTCAACAATTGCTCACCATCAATGGGTCGGCTATTATTTACGATTTGCAATACAAGATTCAAGAGTCGTTTCGCAAGTTTCATTATGATCTCGATCAGCATCTGCAACAATTGCTATCGCGTATTCAACAGATTATCGCCGATACCCTGCTGCGACGTGCCGAACAAACAAGCGATATAGCCGGCCGGATTGATGCTATTGATCAACGTTTGCAACAGCTTGCGCTCTGGGAAAATATTTGA
- a CDS encoding CYTH domain-containing protein, with amino-acid sequence MGIEIERRFLVKPEAWQQRQHRLHGKGVKITQGYLCMGENAVVRVRIAEDRAWITLKSRIAPATRNEFEYSIPVSDARQILQTMCGTYIIHKTRYRVCADETDCWEVDIFHEQNEGLIIAELELHDPHQFLILPDWVGEEITYDTRYDNFNLAKHPFKTWSDGANH; translated from the coding sequence GTGGGCATTGAAATTGAACGGCGATTTTTAGTGAAACCGGAAGCATGGCAGCAGCGCCAGCATCGCTTACATGGGAAAGGTGTAAAGATCACACAGGGTTATTTGTGTATGGGTGAAAACGCCGTGGTGCGTGTGCGTATAGCGGAAGATCGTGCCTGGATAACCCTCAAGTCGAGGATTGCGCCGGCCACGCGTAATGAATTTGAATATTCCATACCCGTTTCGGATGCCAGGCAAATCCTGCAAACGATGTGCGGAACCTATATCATCCACAAGACACGATATCGTGTTTGTGCTGACGAGACCGACTGTTGGGAAGTGGATATTTTTCATGAACAAAACGAAGGCCTGATAATCGCAGAACTTGAGCTGCATGATCCACATCAATTTTTGATTTTGCCGGATTGGGTCGGGGAGGAAATTACCTACGATACCCGGTATGACAATTTCAATCTGGCGAAACATCCTTTTAAAACCTGGTCGGATGGAGCAAACCATTGA